The Prunus dulcis chromosome 3, ALMONDv2, whole genome shotgun sequence genome segment cttttccagtacaattaaaaagagaataaaCTAATTCATTGTCAACATTCTGAACTTAAAAGAAGTATAAATGTAGCAAAAAGCATGCATCTTGATACATTTGGGTCCAATTACAAAGTGTCATTACGTTgatttaatttcttaattccGGCATCTTTTAATAAATCTTTCCTCCCAAATGCAATGAGAAAACTAGTTAAATTTCAAACTCTCATATAAATTGAGGAGTGTTTTAAAGTTACGTTTGTTCTTACACAGGATATAGGTGGAAGACTTTTGACTGTAAACAAGGCTGCTCCTAGGGGGTCACGTCCTGAAAGACCTCCTCGAATGAATGAACCTTCTTTCAGAATCTATGTTGGTAACCTGCCATGGCAAGTTGATGATTCTCGTTTGGAGCAGGTTTTCAGTGAACATGGAAAGGTGGTCAGTGCCAGGGTGGTATATGACCGGGAAACAGGGCGCTCACGCGGGTTTGGTTTTGTTACGTTTTCTAGTGAGACAGAAGTGGATGATGCCATTGCTGCTCTTGATGGACAGGTATAGACTTGCCTTTGTTTCATGAGTGTTGAAATATTATCTTTCTGCCAATTTAGAGTATGCCAAGAAACTGATAACTACTTTAGTTTCTAGGATATTACTCAATCCATTAGGTTTTCGGATGTTACTCATACCATTAGGGATTCATAATTCTGCAACAGAATAACTTTATTTCCGAATATTGGTCTAGTATGTATCATTTGTGGAGTCTTATCTATTTCTTTGGCCTGTCCGCTTGTATGCAACATCTGAACACGTTTGAGTCAATCGAGTCATGGATCTCTGCCAATTGACTTGGACTCAGTCCCACAATTCATAAAAAGGAAGAGCCATGAAGTTCTCATGTTTGATTTAGTCATTCGTTTTCGTGTTTTAGACTCAAATGAAGTCACCTTACAACTAATTGTGTTGTTATCTCGGTGCCTTTCTATTAATTAACAAAGACCCTCATTTTGTTCTACATTGGCTGTGCAGAGTTTGGATGGCAGATCAATCCGAGTAAATGTTGCTGAAGAGCGACCAAGGCGTGGCTCATTTTCCATTTAAGAAGATAATTATTCAATATTTTATATGAGCAGATTGGTGCTTTAGCTTTTGGAGAGGGTCCTAGCATTCTTCAACTTTTGCCCCCATCTTCTTATATTTGCCGCCTTCGAcgagatattttcttttaggGATTTAAAGTTTTTACAGATAGGTTATTATTCTACCTTGTGTATCTTCTAGCATGTCGACAACAGTATGCCCTGTATCATCTTTGTTACATTGTATCAATCGAATGCAATTCCCCTTCTCATCTGATTACATTTACGTCTCCTTCTCAtcttattatatttttgacacatatgcaaaaataattcatcaaaaacacaaaaggaaaaatttaTGCACAAATGTCACACTGCTAGTGGTGGGAATATAAAAGTTCCTACTTACATGGTAAGGAGGGAAGTATTTTTCATTCACAAAtgtatgaaaacaaaacagaaacgAAAGTCTCTGTattgacccaaaaataaaaaaaagtctgCAAATGTccacaaatgaaattttttcagcGTCCGGTtagaaaaagggaaattaggcttaaaaaaattcaagtctCAACAAAAGGGGCATTTGAGACAAGCTGGCTTATGCTGTTCTTATACTCAACTCAAGAGGATCGTGATAGAAGTTTACAAAGAATTCCATAACCTTGAATTTCGTAACTTTCTGTACTCAGTATACAGTAAAAGATGTACAATGTGCGATTCCAACGCATATTATGCAGAGAATGAAGccaattacaaattaaaaaaattatatcaaaaACTTCATCTCGCATTCGTCTGAACTTTCGAGGTGCTCCAAAAATTTTGCACTTCTGGGCCATAACGGtcaaaatcatcaaatttaCTGGTCAAGATTAGATGCTcaattttgtgtatttttacCAAAATTCTGTGGTCTAGTGGAAGATTTCTACAAAAGACTCAAAGTGTGCAGATGGGGGCAGAAATTACTTGTTGAAGCAGTGAGAAAGAAAGCCTGATGACTGCTATctcccttttttcctttttgggtaCTACTGATGACTACTATCTTCGtttagcaaaagaaaatttcagcCCTGGTACAGCGAACTTCCGTTGGTTTCATATAGGCGTATTAGAGCTTTTTTCAGATTAAGCTACTTGGCTAGCTTTCTAGCTTTCTCAACAGCTTCAACATAATAATACAATCTCCAAAGTGTTACATTACTCTGCAAGTAAAAGATACAACTTTAGAAACGAGTTGAAATTCTAATTAGTTCACAAACCAGGTAATTTTGCATCTTCTTACCTGTTTTTCAAGATCCACATGAATTTCATCAGAGGAATTTGTACAAGCTGCGTTCCTCTGTTGAAGCATTTCTGCAACACAGTCAAGATTTTTTGGTGGTAACTTCTGAATCAATTTTCCAAGCTTGTGTTTCTCAGGAAGGGTCATAGGCCTGAAAAGTTCACAGttacaagagagagagagagagagggagcaaTGTATGACCTAAGCCGGTCAATAGTGCTTTGTTGAGATCTACATCAGAAATTCAACGCTGAATTTTCACTTATTTAACAATTTATCAAGAAACATTAGATCCTATGAGGACCAATGTTTCCAATGGATATGTAGAATTGAATGCTATTGTGGCTGAGAAATATCAACTATAGAGAGCAAATTATTAACAACTACCTGCACGAAGCCATCACAGTATCAAGAAGTTTTTCAAGCTGCTGTTCCATGTGCCCTAGCTGAAAAACAGACATAAATTCAGTTCAGATATAAATCATCGTAATGTATCAAACATTGGAAAGATAAACTTCATATTCCTGATGAGAGTTATGATATAACCATATATGTGAGAAAAGGGAGTTTGATCAGGCTTTTGCAGTACtggcaaagaaaaaatttcggAGAATTACTGTTGCAGAAAATTCATCAGAATATTTCTTCACTGTCTCCTCAACCTGCAAGCTATCCTTCTCTATAAGGAACTGCAAATCATCGTCAACCTGAAGAGTAGAATTATGATAAACCCACCCATAAGTAAGTTGCCAACATCATGCATAAATTGCTACACAACACACccacccacacacacacacacacacacacacaaaacccTTGCCTAAACATCCTACTTTCTCCTCCTTTCTTCAGTTAAACAAGTTTGCAAGTATTACAgagtaagaaaaaaaataaagacccagaaacaaaaaaataagggCGTGTTTGGAAGGGTGGGCAAGTGCAACCTTTTGGATGTGACACAACCCCACAAATAGAAGGGCAGTAAGGAGAATGTTAGTCACCTTTGGCTCCTCCGGAACAGCTATCAACCTAGCTGTTTCTGTTGTGAGGCCATGAGCACAGTTCTAAACAACATTAGAAAAGTTCAACCATAAATTTCTACACGATATGAACCATTACAAAACCCAGTGACTGCAAAGCCTGGGTTATgcaacacaaaagaaaaggcaatTGGTATTACAACTGCTTTGTCCTATTGAAAAATGTTataagaaaagagagaagaaaaaatcttCTGCATTAACTAAAACATAAAAGATCTTACTTCAGAGTAAACgcaacaaaaacataaagctttagaagaaaaaaatatttgtggGAGGTATCACATCCCCTAAGAAGTCTAAATGTTAGCCAATTCTgagcataaaaaatatatgcaaatctgacaaattaaaggaaaatGGCCACCTTTACCAAGCATATTCACaaaaatttctcttttaaCTACACATTTTCAATCCactaaaatagaaaagggTTAGATCAACAACAACGCCGAAAACCTGAAACTTGATAAGAATGACAAtgcaacaaaatgaaatataacCTCTTTGCTAGACTCGAGATTGGTAGGAGTGGAAAGCGTAGGGAGACTGgttgaagagaaagaggaagatCTCTTTGGTCTCTTAGAGTGAGCATTCCTTGCATCAATGTCAGGTAATGTACCTTTAGAAGACGATAGACAGTTTCTGCTCGTTAGCTGAGATTTTAACCGGCTGATAGCAACAACAGGTTCTAGCATCTGCATTTACACATATGGTTATTACAAGTACAGTTTCTAAATAAGCATTTTTATCTCACAGGCTTGGTTAAACATAGGCCTCAAATGTGAACCCATATGGTATCAAATCAACAATTGTTGAATATTTATCAAGTATCACATCATCCATACGAAGTGTGAATGCAACTAGTAGTTGTGttctaaagaaaaagaatcttCTATCTCTTGTTAAATGCACACAACACTTAGTACCGCTAATGTGAAAGcaacattttcaattacaTTACAGTAAAGTACCACGACATCATACAACTAAAGGACGACTCAATATCATGAcatatttattgattgtttaaaaAGTATCAAAGTACAACCAGATTCATTTTGTATAATTCAAAGTCAAGAATGGTTATTCATGAATGTATATAACCATTCTTGACTTTGTTTGAAGCACccatttaaaaacaaaagggggAGTAGGCATCATCCCTACATACCTCATCAACTTCTGGTGAAAGAAAATTCACACCCTGCCTGAGCAATGATTTCAATCTTTCCTTTTTGAAATCGGAAAGCCCAGTTCCTATGCTGTTACCAAATAAAGAACCAGAAGTACCATAACTGTGCTCAATAACATCCTTCCCTCTAACATTCCCACTTCTTCTTTGAGATAGATCAGAGGATTGGGAAGCAAAAGGTGGAAAATCTTCTTCTTGTGATAACAACTCTGTAACTAAACGTGTATAGTAACCAAAGAAGTCTGGTCCTATTTTACCACGTTCACTCGAACCAACAAGATCCTTCGTAGCTTCTGACataacaacaaaaatgcaGCTGCACCACAGAAGAAACAACATTTATACAACATATGATactaaattttataaatggaAAATAATTAGAACATTGGTCAGTCAAAGAGCAGCTAATGAAACTTCTTCCTTTCATAGCCTAATGAAGAAAGTATCTGAAACAAAacatactaaaatttcaaaagacAAATATCATGCCTTACCAGCTATGCCAAAACAACACTTCTACTTGAGCAAATTTTCTTATCTGCCAGGTAACCAACATGTGGCACCTTGCACCTTTCCGGGCATTGACTTTCAGATATAAGGATTCTCAATCGAACACCTCATATCTGTGTGGAAAACTTGATCAGCATATCTTGAATAAAgtaataataacaaaacacaaacaacacCCAAATGTGTCaaatcaatattttttaatgaaagagACAATAAGACTATACTGCTGAAGATGTTAGAAATCTAGTAACGAATTAGGAGTTGGCTTATTTTATCAACCTATAGATACATGTACTTGTGTAATATGTTCTTCATTGGTTGAACACATGAAATAGCAAGTTCTTAG includes the following:
- the LOC117621140 gene encoding uncharacterized protein LOC117621140 isoform X1 is translated as MLVTWQIRKFAQVEVLFWHSCCIFVVMSEATKDLVGSSERGKIGPDFFGYYTRLVTELLSQEEDFPPFASQSSDLSQRRSGNVRGKDVIEHSYGTSGSLFGNSIGTGLSDFKKERLKSLLRQGVNFLSPEVDEMLEPVVAISRLKSQLTSRNCLSSSKGTLPDIDARNAHSKRPKRSSSFSSTSLPTLSTPTNLESSKENCAHGLTTETARLIAVPEEPKVDDDLQFLIEKDSLQVEETVKKYSDEFSATLGHMEQQLEKLLDTVMASCRPMTLPEKHKLGKLIQKLPPKNLDCVAEMLQQRNAACTNSSDEIHVDLEKQSNVTLWRLYYYVEAVEKARKLAK
- the LOC117621140 gene encoding uncharacterized protein LOC117621140 isoform X2, with the translated sequence MLVTWQIRKFAQVEVLFWHSCCIFVVMSEATKDLVGSSERGKIGPDFFGYYTRLVTELLSQEEDFPPFASQSSDLSQRRSGNVRGKDVIEHSYGTSGSLFGNSIGTGLSDFKKERLKSLLRQGVNFLSPEVDEMLEPVVAISRLKSQLTSRNCLSSSKGTLPDIDARNAHSKRPKRSSSFSSTSLPTLSTPTNLESSKEVDDDLQFLIEKDSLQVEETVKKYSDEFSATLGHMEQQLEKLLDTVMASCRPMTLPEKHKLGKLIQKLPPKNLDCVAEMLQQRNAACTNSSDEIHVDLEKQSNVTLWRLYYYVEAVEKARKLAK